The proteins below are encoded in one region of Festucalex cinctus isolate MCC-2025b chromosome 2, RoL_Fcin_1.0, whole genome shotgun sequence:
- the LOC144014429 gene encoding interphotoreceptor matrix proteoglycan 2-like isoform X1: protein MAGKHRGLWLWTLGLLLLSGCINMDTGDETEGSAEDLQLLLRHHGSMARRKRNLLFPSGVKLCSQETLDQAVSNHLNYFHLRVCQETVWEAFKIFWDQLPQRDQYRDWVGRCMDGSISIKEIGRFFSQSEEHISLIRSRVGMAAPMSSVPISSGPPLCSSESLAGTPNEGLLTSAQPEIPDQDAPTSTQEEVLEGELTKTPVELTYDTVVAAAPDKSVGCGSNVASHPDTTTKVVPPDAIVTLISKPTAQVPQEDSRVGVTALTEEGFPDTFQPDVVAEETKLEKEKSSEDVDRATNKEAPMMATKESVELVDEAREEEPAESPAEAHIIPAETEIVTVGEETDPSGVSSKGADTGPEELGTQDGREDITHTIAESSSKSSEPEAPITETQTNIDESHPESDDDDDDDDDDDDDASPVISLESSEKLLPGTESEVPEVMEELEEDYEVGRTSELTTQSSPLEVDNAGELDVFPDVEEEFLGEDLGPVISSEDDDLPESIWARPAEVPPDTVHIFTDTPFHETVVKATVESDTIVEATPSIYVPASTTYIVEYNNGNFPDTTVSPLKPDDLLNFPFKSQENSLHNEIDDNFLRPVKDQMVELSITLREESYNGALRDPSSVHYQQLARHFTRRVRDAFAKLPGFKNVFVIEFRPQKDLERGLVVHVHYAISLAVDSDGISNATMDFIRLQNNLVEKNYPAAAVEEPTVVYTITDFRNYITEALRKDNFLTNSSLGTHSDPLLLENAENLLPPGSPTNRPADIYDNMDNVLAAERPPNAAGDGMENSDVFLKKDDFLFDSFDSWKDVKSEAVSENDVFTIDESTTFPPTADRIPSLLPADENIEKEGFLVSNAPAAGNKPLQGDHETSNAPLQPPQKGLEVTMDFGSGSGFSGDGQEGVLQSWGVETSFYGESNLEVLPPPDLEETDEDDGIQEVAEGLGQSLTSEQDGVVGFESTPSTPLRPLPTLEDSMPDGYMENQFLDQVLFTPHISTNPRFSTTDVPVFSPKGTLTVELSVQTVEASGLYEESQVAQDQHNSVTITGTHQVQTGSHEHPVLEPEVAVTSATTNAFDTAYEEPHLEAVPPQSPPEEILPEEPNLPPPETHHNDLEVLEEQLIAFSQPTTPVVVTLEDDMLVDEILAVTTAATVTAPVTTLSPVSSDPNPIALSPEKDSPFTRVSDSAPEDDDTLNAELSNHEDHVQFSTVSSEVSGKKYADLGSNSGGLKTATLMVPEKANSTEATEIQTIKHNLAGVTDIDVSLDMLQYGGMVTEGDSSGYSSGVQGSELDAIALPTRPIQALTVFFRLRVTNMAFSMDLFNKSSPEYKALEQRFLQLLVPYLQSNLNNFQNLEILNFRNGSIVVNSRMRFGKPVSRGVANVVFLILEDFANTAYQTMNLAIDKYSLDVESGDNADPCKFQACNAFSQCMVNRWSGEAECVCDAGYLSVDGLPCQSICDVQEDFCLNDGKCDIIAGKGAICRCRVGENWWYRGEHCEEYVSEPLVVGIAIASVVGFLVVAAGIIFFLARTLREQYDTEDMEDPLRRGGSVPTLERATKFNPMFESDPVTTQYYRRYDDDLPQYSSPTATSNELSSEEVRHIYQNMALTKEEIQERLRIIELCARDQHFADFVRQTQVYLERRGSSTT, encoded by the exons TGTTCCCATCAGCTCAGGTCCACCACTGTGCAG TTCTGAAAGTTTGGCGGGGACTCCGAATGAAGGACTTTTGACCAGCGCCCAGCCAG AAATCCCTGACCAAGATGCTCCAACCTCTACACAAGAGGAAGTCCTTGAAGGAGAATTAACAAAGACTCCTGTGGAGTTGACCTATGACACTGTTGTTGCTGCTGCGCCAGACAAGTCGGTAGGCTGCGGCTCTAACGTCGCAAGTCACCCTGACACGACCACTAAGGTTGTTCCTCCTGATGCTATTGTAACGCTAATCTCTAAGCCGACTGCCCAGGTCCCACAAGAGGATAGTCGTGTAGGGGTCACCGCTTTAACCGAGGAAGGTTTTCCAGATACGTTTCAACCAGACGTGGTGGCGGAAGAaacaaaattggaaaaagaGAAAAGTAGTGAAGATGTCGATAGAGCCACAAACAAGGAAGCACCAATGATGGCTACAAAAGAGTCTGTCGAATTAGTTGATGAGGCACGAGAGGAAGAACCAGCCGAAAGTCCAGCTGAAGCACACATTATCCCTGCAGAGACAGAGATTGTCACAGTCGGGGAGGAGACGGACCCTTCAGGTGTCAGTTCTAAGGGAGCTGATACTGGACCTGAAGAACTTGGTACACAAGATGGAAGGGAAGACATCACACACACAATAGCAGAATCCTCATCAAAAAGTTCTGAACCTGAAGCTCCGATTACGGAAACTCAAACGAACATTGACGAGTCGCATCCAgagtctgatgatgatgatgatgatgatgatgatgatgatgatgatgcaagtCCAGTTATTTCTCTGGAGAGTTCAGAGAAATTACTTCCAGGGACTGAATCTGAAGTTCCAGAAGTTATGGAGGAACTTGAGGAAGACTATGAGGTGGGACGTACATCAGAACTGACCACGCAGAGTTCTCCACTTGAAGTTGATAATGCAGGTGAATTGGACGTATTTCCCGATGTTGAGGAAGAGTTTCTGGGTGAAGATCTTGGCCCAGTGATCTCTTCTGAGGATGATGACCTGCCAGAAAGTATCTGGGCACGTCCTGCGGAGGTTCCCCCTGACACAGTCCATATCTTTACCGATACACCTTTCCATGAAACAGTTGTTAAAGCCACTGTGGAGAGCGATACCATTGTTGAGGCCACACCGAGCATATACGTGCCAGCCAGTACAACGTATATCGTGGAATACAACAATGGTAACTTTCCAGATACCACAGTGAGCCCCCTGAAGCCCGATGACTTGCTAAATTTCCCCTTTAAGTCACAGGAGAACTCG CTTCATAATGAAATTGACGACAACTTCCTGAGGCCAGTGAAGGACCAGATGGTGGAGCTCAGTATTACACTGAGAGAAGAATCCTACAACGGTGCTCTGAGAGACCCGAGCAGTGTCCACTACCAGCAACTAGCTCGACATTTCACTCGCAGG GTTCGAGACGCCTTTGCAAAACTGCCAGGCTTCaagaatgtctttgtcattgaATTCAG ACCTCAAAAGGATCTGGAACG TGGTCTGGTGGTTCACGTCCACTATGCTATCAGTTTAGCGGTGGATAGTGATGGCATCTCCAATGCCACAATGGATTTCATCAGGCTGCAGAACAACCTGGTTGAGAAGAACTaccctgctgctgctgttgaggAGCCAACCGTTGTTTACACCATCACAGACTTCCGCAACTACATTACAGAAGCTCTCCGCAAAGACAATTTCCTGACCAACAGTAGCCTGGGGACCCACTCCGACCCGCTGCTGCTCGAGAACG CTGAGAATTTGTTACCTCCAGGGAGCCCGACGAATCGACCAGCCGACATCTATGACAACATG GATAACGTCCTTGCTGCGGAGAGACCACCAAATGCAGCGGGTGACGGGATGGAGAATAGTGATGTTTTTCTGAAGAAGGATGACTTCCTTTTTGACTCATTCGACTCATGGAAAGACGTAAAGAGTGAAGCAGTGAGTGAAAACGACGTCTTCACGATAGACGAGAGTACAACATTTCCACCTACCGCCGACAGGATACCAAGTCTGCTGCCAG CTGACGAAAATATTGAAAAGGAAGGTTTTCTAGTAAGCAATGCTCCTGCTGCTGGAAACAAGCCTCTCCAAGGGGATCATGAAACTTCCAATGCTCCACTTCAACCTCCTCAGAAAGGACTTGAGGTCACGATGGATTTTGGATCTGGCTCTGGTTTCTCAGGAGATGGGCAGGAAGGCGTTCTTCAGTCTTGGGGAGTGGAAACAAGCTTTTATGGTGAAAGCAATTTGGAGGTCCTGCCACCACCGGATCTGGAAGAGACAGATGAGGATGATGGAATCCAGGAAGTAGCTGAAGGGCTTGGTCAGTCACTAACCAGCGAGCAGGATGGCGTCGTGGGTTTCGAGTCTACCCCTTCGACACCTCTACGGCCGCTTCCTACATTAGAGGACTCTATGCCAGATGGATACATGGAGAACCAGTTCTTGGATCAGGTTTTATTTACACCACACATCAGCACAAACCCACGTTTCTCTACCACCGATGTGCCCGTATTTTCGCCCAAAGGCACCTTGACAGTCGAGTTGTCGGTGCAAACAGTGGAAGCATCTGGCCTCTATGAAGAGTCTCAGGTGGCGCAGGACCAACACAATTCTGTGACAATTACTGGCACACATCAAGTGCAGACCGGGTCCCATGAGCACCCAGTTTTGGAGCCAGAAGTGGCAGTGACAAGCGCAACCACAAACGCTTTTGACACTGCATATGAAGAACCACACCTTGAGGCCGTACCTCCTCAGTCGCCTCCTGAGGAGATTTTACCCGAAGAACCCAATTTGCCACCTCCAGAAACCCACCATAATGACCTTGAGGTATTAGAGGAGCAACTTATCGCGTTCTCTCAACCAACAACGCCTGTGGTTGTTACTCTGGAAGACGACATGCTTGTAGATGAAATCTTAGCTGTCACGACTGCTGCTACTGTTACTGCTCCTGTTACCACTTTATCTCCTGTTAGTTCAGACCCCAACCCCATTGCCCTCTCTCCTGAGAAGGATTCACCTTTCACCCGAGTGTCAGATTCAGCGCCCGAAGACGACGATACACTTAATGCTGAGCTTTCCAATCACGAAGATCATGTTCAATTCAGCACAGTGTCTTCAGAAGTCAGCGGGAAAAAATATGCCGATTTGGGATCAAACTCGGGCGGTCTTAAAACGGCAACTTTGATGGTTCCGGAAAAGGCGAACAGTACAGAAGCAACCGAAATCCAGACTATCAAGCACAACCTGGCTGGTGTGACAGACATTGATGTCAGCCTTGACATGCTCCAGTATGGCGGCATGGTAACAGAAGGTGACAGCAGCGGCTACTCCAGTGGGGTGCAGGGCTCAGAGCTGGATGCTATTGCACTGCCGACCAGGCCAATCCAAGCCTTGACGGTGTTCTTCAGACTCCGGGTGACCAACATGGCATTCTCAATGGACCTTTTCAACAAGAGCTCGCCTGAATACAAAGCACTGGAGCAACGGTTTCTACAACTG cTGGTTCCGTACTTGCAGTCCAACCTAAACAACTTCCAGAATTTAGAGATCCTCAACTTCAGAAATGGCAGTATTGTGGTCAATAGCCGAATGAGGTTTGGCAAGCCGGTTTCGAGAGGTGTTGCCAATGTTGTTTTCCTTATCCTTGAGGACTTTGCAAACACTGCCTACCAGACCATGAACCTGGCCATTGATAAGTACTCACTGGATGTTGAATCAG GTGATAACGCGGATCCGTGCAAGTTCCAGGCATGTAACGCCTTCTCGCAATGTATGGTCAACCGCTGGTCCGGCGAGGCCGAGTGTGTTTGCGACGCTGGATATCTGAGCGTGGACGGCCTGCCTTGTCAGAGCATCTGCGACGTGCAGGAAGACTTCTGCCTCAATGACGGCAAATGTGACATCATTGCTGGCAAGGGCGCCATCTGCAG GTGTCGCGTAGGAGAGAACTGGTGGTACCGCGGGGAGCACTGCGAAGAGTACGTCTCTGAGCCGCTGGTGGTCGGCATTGCCATTGCCTCAGTTGTGGGTTTCCTTGTGGTGGCGGCAGGAATCATCTTCTTCCTGGCCAGGACCCTGCGCGAGCAGTATGACACAGAGGACATGGAGGATCCGTTGCG ACGAGGTGGCAGCGTGCCCACTCTGGAACGTGCCACGAAATTTAACCCCATGTTTGAGAGCGACCCAGTCACCACCCAGTATTATCGTCGCTATGACGACGACCTTCCCCAGTACAGCAGCCCCACCGCCACGTCCAATGAGCTCAGTAGCGAGGAGGTCCGGCACATCTACCAGAACATGGCGCTCACCAAAGAA GAGATCCAGGAGCGTCTAAGGATCATCGAGCTGTGCGCCAGGGATCAACATTTTGCCGACTTTGTGCGGCAGACACAAGT ATACCTGGAACGACGGGGAAGCTCCACCACATAA
- the LOC144014429 gene encoding interphotoreceptor matrix proteoglycan 2-like isoform X3, with product MAGKHRGLWLWTLGLLLLSGCINMDTGDETEGSAEDLQLLLRHHGSMARRKRNLLFPSGVKLCSQETLDQAVSNHLNYFHLRVCQETVWEAFKIFWDQLPQRDQYRDWVGRCMDGSISIKEIGRFFSQSEEHISLIRSRVGMAAPMSSVPISSGPPLCSSESLAGTPNEGLLTSAQPEIPDQDAPTSTQEEVLEGELTKTPVELTYDTVVAAAPDKSVGCGSNVASHPDTTTKVVPPDAIVTLISKPTAQVPQEDSRVGVTALTEEGFPDTFQPDVVAEETKLEKEKSSEDVDRATNKEAPMMATKESVELVDEAREEEPAESPAEAHIIPAETEIVTVGEETDPSGVSSKGADTGPEELGTQDGREDITHTIAESSSKSSEPEAPITETQTNIDESHPESDDDDDDDDDDDDDASPVISLESSEKLLPGTESEVPEVMEELEEDYEVGRTSELTTQSSPLEVDNAGELDVFPDVEEEFLGEDLGPVISSEDDDLPESIWARPAEVPPDTVHIFTDTPFHETVVKATVESDTIVEATPSIYVPASTTYIVEYNNGNFPDTTVSPLKPDDLLNFPFKSQENSLHNEIDDNFLRPVKDQMVELSITLREESYNGALRDPSSVHYQQLARHFTRRVRDAFAKLPGFKNVFVIEFRPQKDLERGLVVHVHYAISLAVDSDGISNATMDFIRLQNNLVEKNYPAAAVEEPTVVYTITDFRNYITEALRKDNFLTNSSLGTHSDPLLLENAENLLPPGSPTNRPADIYDNMDNVLAAERPPNAAGDGMENSDVFLKKDDFLFDSFDSWKDVKSEAVSENDVFTIDESTTFPPTADRIPSLLPGTQDSDENIEKEGFLVSNAPAAGNKPLQGDHETSNAPLQPPQKGLEVTMDFGSGSGFSGDGQEGVLQSWGVETSFYGESNLEVLPPPDLEETDEDDGIQEVAEGLGQSLTSEQDGVVGFESTPSTPLRPLPTLEDSMPDGYMENQFLDQVLFTPHISTNPRFSTTDVPVFSPKGTLTVELSVQTVEASGLYEESQVAQDQHNSVTITGTHQVQTGSHEHPVLEPEVAVTSATTNAFDTAYEEPHLEAVPPQSPPEEILPEEPNLPPPETHHNDLEVLEEQLIAFSQPTTPVVVTLEDDMLVDEILAVTTAATVTAPVTTLSPVSSDPNPIALSPEKDSPFTRVSDSAPEDDDTLNAELSNHEDHVQFSTVSSEVSGKKYADLGSNSGGLKTATLMVPEKANSTEATEIQTIKHNLAGVTDIDVSLDMLQYGGMVTEGDSSGYSSGVQGSELDAIALPTRPIQALTVFFRLRVTNMAFSMDLFNKSSPEYKALEQRFLQLLVPYLQSNLNNFQNLEILNFRNGSIVVNSRMRFGKPVSRGVANVVFLILEDFANTAYQTMNLAIDKYSLDVESGDNADPCKFQACNAFSQCMVNRWSGEAECVCDAGYLSVDGLPCQSICDVQEDFCLNDGKCDIIAGKGAICRCRVGENWWYRGEHCEEYVSEPLVVGIAIASVVGFLVVAAGIIFFLARTLREQYDTEDMEDPLRRGGSVPTLERATKFNPMFESDPVTTQYYRRYDDDLPQYSSPTATSNELSSEEVRHIYQNMALTKEEIQERLRIIELCARDQHFADFVRQTQVYLERRGSSTT from the exons TGTTCCCATCAGCTCAGGTCCACCACTGTGCAG TTCTGAAAGTTTGGCGGGGACTCCGAATGAAGGACTTTTGACCAGCGCCCAGCCAG AAATCCCTGACCAAGATGCTCCAACCTCTACACAAGAGGAAGTCCTTGAAGGAGAATTAACAAAGACTCCTGTGGAGTTGACCTATGACACTGTTGTTGCTGCTGCGCCAGACAAGTCGGTAGGCTGCGGCTCTAACGTCGCAAGTCACCCTGACACGACCACTAAGGTTGTTCCTCCTGATGCTATTGTAACGCTAATCTCTAAGCCGACTGCCCAGGTCCCACAAGAGGATAGTCGTGTAGGGGTCACCGCTTTAACCGAGGAAGGTTTTCCAGATACGTTTCAACCAGACGTGGTGGCGGAAGAaacaaaattggaaaaagaGAAAAGTAGTGAAGATGTCGATAGAGCCACAAACAAGGAAGCACCAATGATGGCTACAAAAGAGTCTGTCGAATTAGTTGATGAGGCACGAGAGGAAGAACCAGCCGAAAGTCCAGCTGAAGCACACATTATCCCTGCAGAGACAGAGATTGTCACAGTCGGGGAGGAGACGGACCCTTCAGGTGTCAGTTCTAAGGGAGCTGATACTGGACCTGAAGAACTTGGTACACAAGATGGAAGGGAAGACATCACACACACAATAGCAGAATCCTCATCAAAAAGTTCTGAACCTGAAGCTCCGATTACGGAAACTCAAACGAACATTGACGAGTCGCATCCAgagtctgatgatgatgatgatgatgatgatgatgatgatgatgatgcaagtCCAGTTATTTCTCTGGAGAGTTCAGAGAAATTACTTCCAGGGACTGAATCTGAAGTTCCAGAAGTTATGGAGGAACTTGAGGAAGACTATGAGGTGGGACGTACATCAGAACTGACCACGCAGAGTTCTCCACTTGAAGTTGATAATGCAGGTGAATTGGACGTATTTCCCGATGTTGAGGAAGAGTTTCTGGGTGAAGATCTTGGCCCAGTGATCTCTTCTGAGGATGATGACCTGCCAGAAAGTATCTGGGCACGTCCTGCGGAGGTTCCCCCTGACACAGTCCATATCTTTACCGATACACCTTTCCATGAAACAGTTGTTAAAGCCACTGTGGAGAGCGATACCATTGTTGAGGCCACACCGAGCATATACGTGCCAGCCAGTACAACGTATATCGTGGAATACAACAATGGTAACTTTCCAGATACCACAGTGAGCCCCCTGAAGCCCGATGACTTGCTAAATTTCCCCTTTAAGTCACAGGAGAACTCG CTTCATAATGAAATTGACGACAACTTCCTGAGGCCAGTGAAGGACCAGATGGTGGAGCTCAGTATTACACTGAGAGAAGAATCCTACAACGGTGCTCTGAGAGACCCGAGCAGTGTCCACTACCAGCAACTAGCTCGACATTTCACTCGCAGG GTTCGAGACGCCTTTGCAAAACTGCCAGGCTTCaagaatgtctttgtcattgaATTCAG ACCTCAAAAGGATCTGGAACG TGGTCTGGTGGTTCACGTCCACTATGCTATCAGTTTAGCGGTGGATAGTGATGGCATCTCCAATGCCACAATGGATTTCATCAGGCTGCAGAACAACCTGGTTGAGAAGAACTaccctgctgctgctgttgaggAGCCAACCGTTGTTTACACCATCACAGACTTCCGCAACTACATTACAGAAGCTCTCCGCAAAGACAATTTCCTGACCAACAGTAGCCTGGGGACCCACTCCGACCCGCTGCTGCTCGAGAACG CTGAGAATTTGTTACCTCCAGGGAGCCCGACGAATCGACCAGCCGACATCTATGACAACATG GATAACGTCCTTGCTGCGGAGAGACCACCAAATGCAGCGGGTGACGGGATGGAGAATAGTGATGTTTTTCTGAAGAAGGATGACTTCCTTTTTGACTCATTCGACTCATGGAAAGACGTAAAGAGTGAAGCAGTGAGTGAAAACGACGTCTTCACGATAGACGAGAGTACAACATTTCCACCTACCGCCGACAGGATACCAAGTCTGCTGCCAGGTACACAAGACT CTGACGAAAATATTGAAAAGGAAGGTTTTCTAGTAAGCAATGCTCCTGCTGCTGGAAACAAGCCTCTCCAAGGGGATCATGAAACTTCCAATGCTCCACTTCAACCTCCTCAGAAAGGACTTGAGGTCACGATGGATTTTGGATCTGGCTCTGGTTTCTCAGGAGATGGGCAGGAAGGCGTTCTTCAGTCTTGGGGAGTGGAAACAAGCTTTTATGGTGAAAGCAATTTGGAGGTCCTGCCACCACCGGATCTGGAAGAGACAGATGAGGATGATGGAATCCAGGAAGTAGCTGAAGGGCTTGGTCAGTCACTAACCAGCGAGCAGGATGGCGTCGTGGGTTTCGAGTCTACCCCTTCGACACCTCTACGGCCGCTTCCTACATTAGAGGACTCTATGCCAGATGGATACATGGAGAACCAGTTCTTGGATCAGGTTTTATTTACACCACACATCAGCACAAACCCACGTTTCTCTACCACCGATGTGCCCGTATTTTCGCCCAAAGGCACCTTGACAGTCGAGTTGTCGGTGCAAACAGTGGAAGCATCTGGCCTCTATGAAGAGTCTCAGGTGGCGCAGGACCAACACAATTCTGTGACAATTACTGGCACACATCAAGTGCAGACCGGGTCCCATGAGCACCCAGTTTTGGAGCCAGAAGTGGCAGTGACAAGCGCAACCACAAACGCTTTTGACACTGCATATGAAGAACCACACCTTGAGGCCGTACCTCCTCAGTCGCCTCCTGAGGAGATTTTACCCGAAGAACCCAATTTGCCACCTCCAGAAACCCACCATAATGACCTTGAGGTATTAGAGGAGCAACTTATCGCGTTCTCTCAACCAACAACGCCTGTGGTTGTTACTCTGGAAGACGACATGCTTGTAGATGAAATCTTAGCTGTCACGACTGCTGCTACTGTTACTGCTCCTGTTACCACTTTATCTCCTGTTAGTTCAGACCCCAACCCCATTGCCCTCTCTCCTGAGAAGGATTCACCTTTCACCCGAGTGTCAGATTCAGCGCCCGAAGACGACGATACACTTAATGCTGAGCTTTCCAATCACGAAGATCATGTTCAATTCAGCACAGTGTCTTCAGAAGTCAGCGGGAAAAAATATGCCGATTTGGGATCAAACTCGGGCGGTCTTAAAACGGCAACTTTGATGGTTCCGGAAAAGGCGAACAGTACAGAAGCAACCGAAATCCAGACTATCAAGCACAACCTGGCTGGTGTGACAGACATTGATGTCAGCCTTGACATGCTCCAGTATGGCGGCATGGTAACAGAAGGTGACAGCAGCGGCTACTCCAGTGGGGTGCAGGGCTCAGAGCTGGATGCTATTGCACTGCCGACCAGGCCAATCCAAGCCTTGACGGTGTTCTTCAGACTCCGGGTGACCAACATGGCATTCTCAATGGACCTTTTCAACAAGAGCTCGCCTGAATACAAAGCACTGGAGCAACGGTTTCTACAACTG cTGGTTCCGTACTTGCAGTCCAACCTAAACAACTTCCAGAATTTAGAGATCCTCAACTTCAGAAATGGCAGTATTGTGGTCAATAGCCGAATGAGGTTTGGCAAGCCGGTTTCGAGAGGTGTTGCCAATGTTGTTTTCCTTATCCTTGAGGACTTTGCAAACACTGCCTACCAGACCATGAACCTGGCCATTGATAAGTACTCACTGGATGTTGAATCAG GTGATAACGCGGATCCGTGCAAGTTCCAGGCATGTAACGCCTTCTCGCAATGTATGGTCAACCGCTGGTCCGGCGAGGCCGAGTGTGTTTGCGACGCTGGATATCTGAGCGTGGACGGCCTGCCTTGTCAGAGCATCTGCGACGTGCAGGAAGACTTCTGCCTCAATGACGGCAAATGTGACATCATTGCTGGCAAGGGCGCCATCTGCAG GTGTCGCGTAGGAGAGAACTGGTGGTACCGCGGGGAGCACTGCGAAGAGTACGTCTCTGAGCCGCTGGTGGTCGGCATTGCCATTGCCTCAGTTGTGGGTTTCCTTGTGGTGGCGGCAGGAATCATCTTCTTCCTGGCCAGGACCCTGCGCGAGCAGTATGACACAGAGGACATGGAGGATCCGTTGCG ACGAGGTGGCAGCGTGCCCACTCTGGAACGTGCCACGAAATTTAACCCCATGTTTGAGAGCGACCCAGTCACCACCCAGTATTATCGTCGCTATGACGACGACCTTCCCCAGTACAGCAGCCCCACCGCCACGTCCAATGAGCTCAGTAGCGAGGAGGTCCGGCACATCTACCAGAACATGGCGCTCACCAAAGAA GAGATCCAGGAGCGTCTAAGGATCATCGAGCTGTGCGCCAGGGATCAACATTTTGCCGACTTTGTGCGGCAGACACAAGT ATACCTGGAACGACGGGGAAGCTCCACCACATAA